One region of Geovibrio ferrireducens genomic DNA includes:
- the ccoO gene encoding cytochrome-c oxidase, cbb3-type subunit II — MSQKKDIYSKTIPFALMVAVTILVGTIVTTIAPMFTKGMHPKLDNLKPYTILELAGRDVYQKEGCVNCHTQTVRPLKADVLRYGDYSKAGEFAYDRPFLWGSKRTGPDLARVGGKYSDEWHIQHMENPQAFFPKSNMPKYPWLKDKPLNVNEMKARMNALGFPYTEEDLAQAAESTELDAMVAYLQVLGTAVEKEGVMLVEEDSVEEANPLAGNAEALAEGKALYAAECAGCHGVNAEGNIGASLVDYASAGPASRDTYIIIANGYEGVMPGFASSFSRERIWALVEYIESLAE; from the coding sequence ATGAGTCAGAAAAAAGATATTTACTCCAAAACCATACCGTTTGCGCTGATGGTTGCTGTTACCATACTCGTAGGTACAATTGTAACCACTATCGCCCCTATGTTTACAAAAGGCATGCACCCTAAGCTTGATAACCTTAAGCCTTATACCATCCTCGAACTTGCAGGGCGTGATGTTTATCAGAAAGAAGGCTGCGTAAACTGCCACACTCAGACAGTAAGACCGCTTAAGGCTGATGTTCTCCGTTACGGGGATTACTCCAAAGCGGGCGAATTTGCCTATGACCGTCCCTTCCTCTGGGGCTCGAAACGCACAGGTCCCGACCTTGCGAGGGTGGGCGGCAAATATTCTGACGAATGGCACATTCAGCATATGGAAAACCCGCAGGCATTCTTCCCCAAATCGAACATGCCCAAGTATCCGTGGCTGAAAGATAAGCCTCTTAATGTGAATGAGATGAAAGCCAGAATGAACGCTCTCGGCTTCCCGTACACAGAGGAAGACCTCGCACAGGCTGCGGAGTCAACCGAGCTTGACGCAATGGTTGCTTACCTTCAGGTTCTGGGAACCGCAGTTGAGAAGGAAGGCGTGATGCTTGTTGAAGAGGACTCAGTTGAAGAAGCAAACCCGCTGGCCGGAAATGCGGAAGCACTGGCAGAGGGCAAGGCTCTTTACGCTGCTGAGTGCGCAGGCTGCCACGGTGTTAATGCAGAAGGCAACATAGGCGCTTCCCTTGTGGATTACGCTTCTGCCGGACCTGCTTCAAGGGACACTTATATAATAATTGCCAACGGCTACGAAGGCGTGATGCCCGGCTTTGCATCCTCTTTCAGCAGAGAGAGAATCTGGGCGCTGGTTGAGTATATTGAATCACTCGCTGAGTAA
- a CDS encoding cbb3-type cytochrome c oxidase N-terminal domain-containing protein, with protein sequence MQKEEFDNFEEFNRKDTEHKLPLGWLVLFIGLILWGVYYFAMYTPAISGWTQEKAYQESIEK encoded by the coding sequence ATGCAGAAAGAAGAATTCGATAATTTTGAAGAATTTAACCGCAAGGACACGGAGCATAAGCTCCCCTTGGGCTGGCTTGTGCTTTTCATCGGGCTGATTCTCTGGGGTGTGTACTATTTCGCAATGTATACCCCCGCTATCAGCGGCTGGACACAGGAAAAGGCATACCAGGAAAGCATAGAGAAATAA
- a CDS encoding cbb3-type cytochrome c oxidase subunit 3 gives MEFGALSFLLYGILLTAVFAGLIIYYFSSKRKDKVEEAKYRMLEDDEQETEDKK, from the coding sequence ATGGAATTCGGAGCACTGTCATTTTTACTGTACGGCATTCTTCTCACTGCTGTTTTTGCGGGGCTGATAATTTACTACTTTTCATCCAAGCGCAAAGATAAGGTGGAAGAGGCCAAGTACAGAATGCTCGAAGATGATGAGCAGGAAACAGAAGATAAGAAATGA